One segment of Cololabis saira isolate AMF1-May2022 chromosome 9, fColSai1.1, whole genome shotgun sequence DNA contains the following:
- the selenoe gene encoding selenoprotein e, producing MWRFLVLTLALSVRASETNDTAVEEKLVIARGKMMAPSVVGUAIKKMPELHHFLLERLALYHNLEYDSSEEKNPRLIFFNEKDEVVQTVPVKEMKADEISSLLESLGFYRRSEKGEEVPEEFQHFPLRVPRDEL from the exons ATGTGGAGGTTCTTGGTGCTCACTCTCGCGCTCTCTGTTAGAGCCTCAGAAACCAATGACACTGCAGTGGAGGAGAAGCTGGTCATAGCCCGAGGTAAAATGATG GCTCCCAGTGTGGTCGGATGAGCCATCAAGAAAATGCCGGAGCTCCATCATTTTCTCCTGGAGCGACTGGCTTTATA CCACAACTTAGAATACGATTCATCTGAGGAGAAGAACCCCCgtcttattttctttaatgaaaAGGACGAAGTTGTACAG ACTGTCCCTGTGAAAGAAATGAAGGCGGACGAGATCAGCAGCCTGCTGGAGTCGCTCGGGTTCTACCGAAGGTCCGAGAAGGGGGAAGAGGTGCCGGAAGAGTTCCAGCACTTCCCCCTGCGAGTCCCCAGGGACGAGCTGTGA